In Desulfomicrobium apsheronum, one genomic interval encodes:
- a CDS encoding WD40 repeat domain-containing protein — translation MTRITLIISFAVIFIIIVYKSMFNQSEIFLQIGHSSGVNSITFSHDGLMLASGSDDNTIKIWNNHNGDLLRTLKGHNGRVTSVAFNKDSSILVSGSDDNNINVWDVKSGEIIRKLCGHSDTVTSVAFSPDGEILASGSEDNTVILWDLNSAKAIHTLEGHTFSVTSISFRSDSLMLASGSKDNTIKLWDVKNPKVVRTLNSNKYIYSVSFSPDGSTLASGSEDQTITIWDVNSGEKVHTLSGYNGVPNDNVYSVSFCPNGTTLASAGWKTTTIWNVKSGEILYKFSGHDHNVACVAFSPDGTTVVSASKDRRIKFWDVKSGEAMHKLSGHGNTVASVSFSQDGKKMASGSHDGSVKVWDMKRGSASHTLDNNGEGIIAVSLSSDGSMLATASCNETIRVWDAESGEALRTFGGHGSCMISVSFSLDGTTLASCNMDDTLKIWDVKSGEVMQVFHGNGNEIASASFSPDASMLASGGFDGTITIRNVKTGDVLCLPSSHTSAVNSLSFSSDGALLASSDGSEMIAVWEVKSGEILRTFKARDHKVISIFFSPDGSTVASSGSDNTIKIWDVKSGEALRTLYDNTDTIIRLVAFSPDGETLVSGNLWDGTIKVWNVVVKGGMRVLGGNADFVTSVSFSPGTTSLASSCWDGTIMIWDEKSVRGVRTFYGPYGWTSTSYNSNGSMLALAAR, via the coding sequence ATGACTAGAATTACGTTAATTATATCTTTTGCTGTAATATTTATTATAATTGTGTATAAAAGCATGTTTAATCAATCAGAAATTTTTTTACAAATTGGTCATAGCTCGGGTGTTAATTCAATAACATTTAGCCATGACGGCCTCATGTTAGCGTCTGGAAGTGATGATAATACAATAAAAATTTGGAATAATCATAACGGCGATCTATTGCGCACTTTAAAAGGACATAATGGTCGAGTCACTTCAGTAGCTTTCAATAAAGATAGCTCGATACTTGTTTCTGGCAGCGATGATAACAATATAAATGTTTGGGATGTAAAGAGTGGTGAAATTATAAGAAAGCTTTGTGGCCACTCTGATACTGTCACTTCTGTAGCATTCAGTCCGGACGGGGAAATATTGGCCTCTGGAAGCGAAGATAATACGGTAATACTTTGGGACTTGAACAGTGCTAAGGCGATTCATACGCTCGAGGGTCATACTTTTAGTGTTACTTCAATATCTTTCAGGTCGGATAGTTTGATGCTGGCATCCGGTAGTAAGGATAACACAATAAAGCTTTGGGATGTAAAAAATCCAAAAGTTGTGCGCACTCTCAATAGTAATAAATATATCTACTCTGTATCTTTCAGTCCGGACGGATCGACGTTGGCCTCAGGCAGCGAGGATCAAACAATAACGATTTGGGATGTGAACAGTGGCGAGAAGGTGCACACGCTCAGTGGTTATAATGGAGTGCCTAATGATAATGTCTACTCGGTCTCCTTTTGTCCGAATGGGACAACGCTGGCTTCAGCTGGGTGGAAGACGACAACAATTTGGAACGTGAAAAGCGGCGAAATATTGTACAAGTTCAGTGGTCATGACCATAATGTTGCTTGTGTGGCCTTCAGCCCGGATGGTACGACGGTGGTTTCGGCCAGCAAAGACCGTAGGATAAAATTTTGGGATGTAAAAAGCGGAGAGGCTATGCACAAACTCAGTGGCCATGGTAATACCGTCGCTTCTGTATCTTTCAGTCAGGATGGGAAGAAAATGGCTTCGGGCAGCCATGATGGCTCTGTAAAAGTCTGGGATATGAAGAGAGGTAGTGCATCGCACACGCTCGATAACAATGGTGAAGGTATCATTGCGGTTTCCTTGAGTTCGGATGGATCAATGCTAGCTACTGCCAGTTGCAATGAAACGATAAGGGTTTGGGATGCGGAGAGTGGCGAAGCCTTGCGCACTTTCGGCGGCCACGGCTCATGCATGATTTCGGTTTCCTTCAGTCTGGACGGAACGACGTTGGCGTCTTGCAACATGGATGACACATTGAAGATTTGGGATGTGAAAAGCGGCGAGGTCATGCAAGTATTTCATGGCAATGGTAACGAAATCGCTTCGGCATCTTTCAGCCCGGACGCTTCAATGCTGGCTTCGGGCGGTTTTGATGGTACAATTACGATTCGAAATGTAAAAACTGGCGACGTCTTATGCTTACCTAGTAGTCATACTTCTGCTGTCAATTCACTCTCCTTTAGTTCAGATGGTGCGTTGCTGGCTTCGAGTGACGGAAGTGAAATGATCGCGGTCTGGGAAGTGAAAAGCGGTGAGATCTTGCGCACTTTCAAGGCTCGTGACCACAAAGTTATATCGATCTTCTTTAGCCCGGACGGATCGACGGTGGCTTCAAGTGGCTCGGATAACACGATTAAAATTTGGGATGTGAAAAGTGGCGAGGCACTGCGCACGCTCTACGATAATACCGATACGATTATCCGCCTAGTTGCTTTCAGTCCGGATGGGGAGACGCTGGTTTCCGGCAATTTGTGGGATGGCACGATAAAAGTTTGGAACGTGGTAGTTAAAGGAGGCATGCGAGTGCTCGGCGGAAATGCCGATTTCGTCACATCAGTATCTTTCAGTCCGGGCACGACATCGCTGGCTTCGTCCTGTTGGGATGGCACGATAATGATTTGGGATGAGAAAAGCGTAAGGGGCGTGCGTACGTTCTATGGCCCGTATGGATGGACTTCGACATCATACAATTCGAACGGGTCAATGCTGGCTTTAGCAGCCCGTTGA
- a CDS encoding DUF4123 domain-containing protein encodes MSTVPTDWFRIQAERGLQPFLILEGASQDNAQQALHELEEAPDYAPLFAFIPALREALPVSPMLVRVTSSSPIVSWFLSEDRFSRLGLFLASNHDTESAAKLFAGRLFLKNEVDSHVLCRWHDPQVLCDCMMLSEGSIFPFVVQGFSSVLMHGHVADCMDAWTVCDIPERNVRWNETLPFAFMEALHEVRETRLLDWHIATLRGGVRQTVDTISTNKHGCDVRIFPRQSHAAVSQEEREAAQAELRALEAKYGITDQQDLFEARRLKTERRTTDMDALLHCQATPAHTRNI; translated from the coding sequence ATGAGCACTGTACCTACAGACTGGTTCAGGATTCAAGCGGAACGCGGTCTCCAGCCCTTCCTGATCCTTGAAGGGGCCTCACAAGACAATGCCCAGCAGGCCCTGCACGAACTGGAAGAGGCTCCTGATTATGCGCCTCTTTTTGCCTTCATCCCCGCCCTGCGTGAAGCGCTTCCGGTCAGCCCCATGCTGGTCCGGGTGACGTCGTCCAGCCCGATTGTCTCCTGGTTCCTTTCGGAGGATCGCTTTTCCCGCCTCGGCCTCTTTCTCGCAAGCAATCATGACACCGAGTCCGCGGCAAAACTGTTTGCGGGCAGACTGTTCCTGAAGAACGAAGTTGACAGTCACGTGCTGTGCAGGTGGCACGATCCACAGGTCCTGTGCGACTGCATGATGCTTTCAGAAGGATCGATCTTCCCGTTCGTGGTACAGGGTTTTTCTTCTGTACTCATGCACGGCCATGTCGCGGATTGCATGGACGCGTGGACCGTCTGCGATATCCCGGAACGAAATGTCCGATGGAACGAAACCTTACCCTTCGCCTTCATGGAGGCCTTGCATGAAGTTCGGGAAACCAGGCTGCTCGACTGGCACATTGCGACTCTGCGCGGTGGCGTCCGCCAGACCGTGGATACTATCTCGACGAACAAGCACGGATGCGACGTCCGCATCTTCCCAAGGCAATCCCACGCCGCCGTGAGCCAGGAGGAGCGCGAGGCCGCACAGGCCGAACTGCGCGCACTGGAAGCGAAATATGGAATCACAGACCAGCAGGACCTTTTCGAGGCGCGGCGGCTCAAGACGGAGCGCCGAACCACGGACATGGACGCACTCCTGCACTGCCAGGCAACTCCCGCACACACGAGGAACATCTGA
- a CDS encoding type VI secretion system Vgr family protein: protein MPHPPADTQWFTFESPDETDFRVYAFSGTEEVHKPYEYEIELVHDSTRVDFAELLRKPACLGIADKSGGVRHVHGIIRDLSQLHSTKYHTHYRCLLVPRLWFLGLTTDHRIFQNMSVPQIIEQVLKEQNFTGDSYAFKCFFDYAPREYCVQYGETALHFISRLCEEEGIYFYFEHSKDRHVLYFSDREGGPLIAGESTLRFHPGAGTVTDAATVKSIELSQAIGTDSATFREWNFQKTRLDLTAAQSETDARKAPVPVGMMLEQYRYPHLYRQQKEGKRYADIEMLRHMGQSRRIDAKTDVSRMIPGFTFELHGHDRRDMNANWWIVRVEHRGEQPQVLEHEAPDRGMTYAAHVQAILNTTRFVPMSEHRKRRILGRQTAIVTGPEGEEIFPDKYGRVKVQFHWDRKGAHNEKTTCWIRVSQGWAGGQYGTMAIPRIGQEVIVSFLEGNPDRPIITGRVYNAANPVPYQLPENKTRTVLKSLSSPGGGGFNELRVEDKKGQEEIYAHAEKDVNVHVKNDWKEHILRDQHRTIDNFSYSLVKGEDQQTVEKDRKVELLSDDHLTVRGSSHGSIGQKWLLRTGGEVHARSGVKTVLEAGSELTLKVGGNFVKLNASGVTIVGKNVKMNAGGGPGSGTGARPLLPLISEVPAVPPAPCMQCLRNAADHREPFVEGEDA, encoded by the coding sequence ATGCCGCATCCGCCAGCCGACACACAGTGGTTCACGTTCGAAAGCCCGGACGAAACGGACTTTCGGGTCTACGCCTTTTCCGGCACCGAGGAAGTCCACAAACCCTACGAGTATGAAATCGAGCTCGTTCACGATTCAACGCGCGTCGATTTCGCGGAGCTTCTGCGCAAGCCAGCCTGTCTCGGCATCGCCGACAAAAGCGGCGGAGTCCGTCATGTGCATGGCATCATCCGCGACCTGTCACAGCTGCATTCAACCAAGTATCACACCCATTACCGCTGCCTGCTTGTCCCCCGCCTTTGGTTCCTGGGACTGACCACGGACCACCGCATCTTCCAAAACATGAGCGTGCCGCAAATCATCGAGCAGGTCCTCAAAGAACAGAACTTCACCGGGGATTCGTACGCCTTCAAGTGCTTCTTTGACTACGCACCCCGCGAATACTGCGTGCAATACGGCGAAACCGCGCTGCACTTCATCTCCCGGCTGTGCGAGGAGGAAGGCATCTACTTCTATTTCGAGCATTCCAAGGACCGGCATGTGCTCTACTTTTCGGACCGAGAGGGCGGCCCCTTGATAGCGGGCGAGAGCACGCTGCGCTTCCATCCCGGCGCAGGCACGGTAACGGACGCCGCCACCGTAAAATCGATCGAGCTCAGCCAGGCCATCGGCACCGACTCCGCCACCTTCAGGGAATGGAACTTCCAGAAGACGCGCCTCGACCTTACGGCCGCCCAGTCCGAGACGGACGCCCGCAAGGCACCGGTTCCGGTGGGCATGATGCTTGAGCAGTACCGTTATCCGCATCTCTACCGGCAGCAAAAGGAAGGCAAACGCTACGCCGACATCGAGATGCTCAGGCACATGGGCCAAAGCCGCCGCATCGACGCCAAAACCGACGTGTCGCGGATGATCCCCGGGTTCACCTTTGAACTCCACGGTCATGATCGCCGGGACATGAATGCAAACTGGTGGATCGTGCGCGTCGAACACCGGGGCGAGCAACCGCAGGTGCTGGAGCACGAGGCTCCCGACCGGGGCATGACATACGCGGCCCATGTTCAGGCGATCTTGAACACGACGCGCTTCGTGCCCATGTCGGAGCATCGCAAGAGGCGCATCTTGGGCAGACAGACGGCCATCGTGACCGGCCCGGAGGGCGAGGAAATCTTCCCGGACAAATACGGCCGCGTGAAGGTCCAGTTCCACTGGGACAGGAAGGGTGCCCACAACGAAAAAACGACCTGCTGGATTCGCGTCTCCCAGGGCTGGGCAGGCGGACAGTACGGCACCATGGCCATCCCCAGAATCGGGCAGGAGGTCATCGTCTCTTTCCTTGAGGGCAATCCGGACCGGCCCATTATTACCGGCCGGGTCTACAACGCCGCCAACCCGGTCCCCTACCAGCTGCCCGAAAACAAGACGCGCACGGTTCTTAAATCCCTGTCCTCGCCGGGCGGCGGAGGCTTCAACGAGCTGCGGGTCGAAGACAAAAAGGGCCAGGAAGAAATCTACGCCCACGCCGAAAAGGACGTGAACGTCCACGTCAAGAATGACTGGAAGGAACACATCCTGCGCGACCAGCACCGCACCATCGACAATTTTTCCTACTCGCTGGTGAAAGGCGAGGACCAGCAGACAGTGGAAAAAGACCGTAAAGTCGAACTGCTCTCGGACGACCACCTGACGGTCAGGGGCAGCAGCCACGGCAGCATCGGCCAAAAATGGCTGCTGCGCACAGGAGGCGAGGTCCACGCCAGATCAGGCGTCAAGACCGTGCTGGAGGCCGGAAGCGAACTGACCCTCAAGGTCGGCGGCAACTTCGTCAAACTCAACGCCTCCGGGGTCACCATCGTCGGCAAGAACGTGAAGATGAACGCCGGAGGCGGACCGGGTTCGGGGACGGGGGCGAGGCCGCTTCTGCCGCTGATCTCTGAAGTACCGGCCGTCCCGCCTGCGCCGTGCATGCAATGCCTGCGCAATGCTGCCGACCACCGTGAACCCTTCGTTGAAGGAGAAGACGCATGA